The following are encoded in a window of Sinomonas cyclohexanicum genomic DNA:
- the dxs gene encoding 1-deoxy-D-xylulose-5-phosphate synthase translates to MGILESVDSPKDLARLSAAQLADLAEEIRQFLIRNVAQTGGHLGPNLGVVELTLAVHRVFESPRDSIVFDTGHQSYVHKLLTGRKDFSTLRQEGGLSGYPSRAESEHDIVESSHASASLSWADGISRARVLTGEGDRYTVVVVGDGALTGGMAWEALNNIAAGKDRRVVVVVNDNGRSYAPTVGGFADYLASLRTAIDKVRTTAAYEGILDSAKRRLQNGGPFGQFVYKGLHATKKGIKDWWAPQGMFEDLGLKYVGPVDGHDQRALEEALATAKNFAGPVIVHAITEKGHGYAPARNHEADQFHAVGIIDPETGKPAEPGSGPTWTSVFADEIADIADEREDVVGITGAMLIPVGLHRFAERHPERVIDVGIAEQHALASAAGLAFGGLHPVVALYATFLNRAYDQLLMDVALHKAGVTLVLDRAGVTGPDGASHHGQWDMALVQSVPGLHLAAPRDAARLREELREAIAVDDAPTVVRFSKGTVGTDIDALERLDDGVDVLARTGHGTAATAAERVADRAEEGTQAEEGTEPAGPDVLLVAVGSMSRLALDVARRLDHQGISSTVVDPRWVLPVPRSIIRLAAQHRIVVCLEDGVRAGGVGSRIRQEMRAAGVDTALNEVGLPVEFLDHGTRSQVLARVGLTAQQVAHDIVAQVLGTKVPFARPLPGQPAPTTGTLPQL, encoded by the coding sequence TTGGGCATCTTGGAGTCCGTCGATTCTCCGAAGGACCTCGCCCGCCTCAGCGCGGCGCAGCTGGCGGACCTGGCCGAGGAGATCCGCCAGTTCCTCATCCGCAATGTCGCCCAGACCGGTGGCCATCTGGGGCCGAATCTGGGCGTCGTCGAGCTGACCCTCGCGGTGCACCGCGTGTTCGAGTCGCCGCGGGACAGCATCGTGTTCGACACGGGACACCAGTCCTACGTGCACAAGCTCCTCACGGGGCGGAAGGACTTCTCGACCCTGCGCCAAGAGGGCGGGCTCTCCGGCTACCCGTCCCGCGCGGAGAGCGAGCACGACATCGTCGAGTCCTCGCACGCGTCCGCATCCCTCTCATGGGCCGACGGGATCTCGCGGGCCCGCGTGCTCACGGGCGAGGGCGACCGCTACACCGTGGTCGTCGTGGGCGACGGCGCGCTGACCGGCGGCATGGCGTGGGAGGCGCTGAACAACATCGCCGCCGGCAAGGACCGCCGCGTGGTGGTCGTGGTCAACGACAACGGGCGCTCCTACGCCCCCACGGTTGGCGGATTCGCGGACTACCTCGCGTCCTTGCGGACCGCGATCGACAAGGTCCGCACCACCGCCGCGTACGAGGGCATCCTCGACTCCGCGAAGCGGCGGCTGCAGAACGGCGGGCCGTTCGGGCAGTTCGTCTACAAGGGCCTGCATGCCACCAAGAAGGGCATCAAGGACTGGTGGGCGCCCCAGGGCATGTTCGAGGACCTGGGGCTCAAGTACGTCGGTCCGGTGGACGGGCACGACCAGCGTGCCCTCGAGGAGGCGCTCGCGACCGCGAAGAACTTCGCCGGGCCCGTGATCGTCCACGCGATCACCGAGAAGGGGCACGGCTACGCGCCGGCACGCAACCATGAGGCCGACCAGTTCCACGCCGTGGGCATCATCGATCCCGAGACCGGCAAGCCGGCCGAGCCCGGATCCGGGCCCACGTGGACGTCGGTCTTCGCCGACGAGATCGCGGACATCGCCGACGAGCGCGAGGACGTCGTCGGCATCACGGGCGCGATGCTCATCCCCGTGGGCCTGCATCGGTTCGCCGAGCGGCACCCGGAGCGGGTCATCGACGTCGGCATTGCCGAGCAGCACGCCCTCGCGAGCGCGGCCGGCCTCGCGTTCGGGGGGCTCCACCCCGTCGTCGCGCTGTACGCGACGTTCCTGAACCGCGCCTATGACCAGCTCCTCATGGACGTGGCACTGCACAAGGCCGGCGTCACGCTCGTGCTCGACCGTGCAGGGGTCACCGGGCCGGACGGCGCGAGCCACCACGGGCAGTGGGACATGGCCCTCGTCCAGAGCGTGCCCGGCCTCCACCTGGCCGCGCCCCGCGACGCCGCCCGGCTCCGCGAGGAACTGCGCGAGGCGATCGCGGTCGACGACGCCCCCACAGTCGTGCGGTTCTCGAAGGGGACCGTCGGCACGGACATCGATGCGCTCGAGCGGCTCGACGACGGCGTGGACGTGCTGGCACGCACCGGCCACGGCACGGCGGCCACAGCCGCGGAGCGCGTCGCGGACCGCGCCGAGGAAGGCACTCAGGCCGAGGAAGGCACCGAGCCGGCCGGGCCCGACGTGCTGCTGGTCGCGGTCGGGTCCATGAGCAGGCTCGCGCTCGACGTGGCCCGGCGCCTGGACCACCAGGGCATCAGCTCGACCGTGGTGGACCCGCGCTGGGTCCTCCCGGTGCCTCGCAGCATCATCCGCCTCGCGGCACAGCACCGCATCGTCGTGTGCCTCGAAGACGGTGTCCGCGCGGGCGGCGTCGGCTCGCGGATCCGCCAGGAGATGCGGGCGGCAGGCGTGGACACGGCGCTGAACGAGGTGGGCCTCCCGGTCGAGTTCCTCGACCACGGGACCCGCTCCCAGGTCCTCGCGCGCGTGGGCCTCACGGCCCAGCAGGTGGCCCATGACATCGTGGCCCAGGTTCTCGGCACCAAGGTCCCGTTCGCGCGGCCCCTGCCCGGCCAGCCGGCGCCGACCACCGGCACCCTCCCTCAGCTGTGA
- a CDS encoding DUF402 domain-containing protein, with the protein MTTAGEGPRPGELVVARNRKWDGTGHWVVPGYQLGEDQHGWWIYQGRGEFISRPGAALHTRSDAVLLVPRAGSYAVTFYDDANPGDFRVYVDLAWDLSWHRIGEPAGEGHPGVVEFHMVDMDLDVIRSAHRGVFVDDEDEFAEHTRSMAYPAELVAAVRDECARLHAAVRDATGPFNGISDAWLALGRKEHA; encoded by the coding sequence GTGACGACTGCCGGCGAGGGGCCGCGCCCGGGTGAGCTCGTCGTCGCCCGCAACCGCAAGTGGGACGGCACAGGGCACTGGGTGGTGCCGGGGTACCAGCTCGGCGAGGACCAGCACGGCTGGTGGATCTACCAGGGCCGTGGCGAGTTCATCTCCCGGCCGGGGGCCGCGCTGCACACGCGCTCGGACGCCGTGCTGCTGGTGCCGCGGGCGGGCAGCTACGCCGTGACGTTCTACGACGACGCCAACCCGGGCGACTTCCGCGTCTACGTGGACCTTGCCTGGGACCTGTCGTGGCACCGGATCGGCGAGCCCGCGGGCGAGGGCCACCCCGGCGTCGTCGAGTTCCACATGGTCGACATGGACCTGGACGTGATCCGGTCCGCACACCGCGGCGTCTTCGTCGACGACGAGGACGAGTTCGCCGAGCACACCCGGTCCATGGCGTACCCGGCCGAGCTGGTCGCGGCGGTCCGCGACGAGTGCGCACGCCTCCACGCGGCGGTCCGCGACGCGACCGGCCCGTTCAACGGCATCTCCGACGCCTGGCTGGCGCTCGGACGGAAGGAGCATGCATGA
- a CDS encoding aldo/keto reductase, with the protein MTDYRRLGHSGLTVSTVGLGCNNLGRANTPTETQEGTDAVVHAAIDAGITLFDVADVYGRTPGLSEEMLGKALKGRRDDVVVATKFGMDMHGANGNDFGARGSRRYIRKAVEASLRRLGTDWIDLYQYHTPDAQTPIEETLSALDDLVREGKVRYIGHSNRTGWQIAEAEFVARMGGHTPFISSQNHYNLLDRRAELEVTEAAEAYGLGVLPYFPLANGLLTGKYSRGTAPEGSRLSHTRTNLVHDADWDQLERFSAFAEERGLTELQVAFSWLAAQPSVASVIAGATKPEQIRENAEAASWDPSAEDLAELDEIFPKTPRIALF; encoded by the coding sequence ATGACTGACTACCGCCGTCTCGGGCACTCGGGCCTGACCGTCTCGACCGTGGGCCTCGGGTGCAACAACCTGGGCCGCGCCAACACGCCGACCGAGACGCAGGAGGGGACCGACGCCGTCGTGCACGCCGCGATCGACGCGGGCATCACCCTGTTCGACGTTGCGGACGTCTACGGAAGGACGCCGGGCCTGAGCGAGGAGATGCTCGGCAAGGCGCTCAAGGGCCGGCGGGACGACGTGGTGGTCGCGACGAAGTTCGGCATGGACATGCACGGCGCGAACGGCAACGACTTCGGCGCCCGGGGCTCGCGCAGGTACATCCGCAAGGCCGTCGAGGCCTCCCTGCGGCGGCTCGGCACCGACTGGATCGACCTGTACCAGTACCACACTCCGGACGCTCAGACCCCGATCGAGGAGACGCTCTCGGCCCTCGACGACCTCGTGCGCGAGGGCAAGGTGCGCTACATCGGCCACTCGAACCGCACGGGCTGGCAGATCGCCGAGGCGGAGTTCGTGGCCCGCATGGGCGGCCACACGCCGTTCATCTCGAGCCAGAACCACTACAACCTCCTCGACCGCCGGGCTGAGCTCGAGGTGACCGAGGCCGCCGAGGCGTATGGGCTCGGGGTCCTGCCGTACTTCCCGCTCGCGAACGGCCTCCTCACGGGCAAGTACTCGCGCGGCACCGCCCCCGAGGGCTCCCGCCTGTCGCACACCCGCACCAACCTCGTCCACGACGCGGACTGGGACCAGCTCGAGAGGTTCTCGGCGTTCGCCGAGGAGCGCGGCCTCACCGAGTTGCAGGTCGCGTTCTCGTGGCTCGCCGCGCAGCCATCGGTCGCGAGCGTGATCGCCGGGGCGACCAAGCCGGAGCAGATCCGCGAGAACGCCGAGGCGGCGTCGTGGGATCCGAGCGCCGAGGACCTCGCGGAGCTCGACGAGATCTTCCCGAAGACCCCGCGCATCGCGCTGTTCTGA
- a CDS encoding nucleoside hydrolase — protein sequence MHDAARPVPHEPRREPVAVLMDCDTGIDDALALLYLCSQPHVELVAVTSTPGNVDADQVAANNLALLQMCGREDVPVAIGARAPLRVPLVTTPETHGPQGIGYAHLPSARRAPEARDAVELWVESARARPGELTALITAPLTNFAFALRAEPRLPELLAGVVIMGGAYYYQGNTTPTAEWNTHVDPHAAAEVFAAFAGQPQDRLPIVCALETTERIEMHPEHLAALAVAAGCAEPELVLPDQREGTRSAASNTLVRHVSDMLRFYFEFHRHYDQGYVAHVHDYFAASVAAGTARYATRAATVHVETEGPRLAGTTVADYRGLWGEPLTARIVSANHPAEAFEELIGSLAALARRVG from the coding sequence ATGCACGACGCCGCGCGGCCGGTGCCGCACGAACCTCGCCGGGAGCCCGTGGCGGTCCTCATGGACTGCGACACGGGGATCGATGACGCCCTCGCGCTGCTGTACCTGTGCAGCCAGCCGCACGTGGAGCTCGTGGCGGTCACGAGCACCCCGGGCAACGTCGACGCCGACCAGGTGGCCGCCAACAACCTCGCCCTGCTCCAGATGTGCGGGCGGGAGGATGTTCCCGTGGCCATCGGTGCCCGGGCCCCGCTTCGGGTGCCGCTCGTCACGACTCCCGAGACCCATGGCCCGCAGGGCATCGGGTACGCCCACCTCCCGTCGGCGCGCCGGGCGCCCGAGGCGAGGGACGCCGTCGAGCTCTGGGTCGAGTCGGCGCGCGCCCGGCCCGGCGAGCTCACCGCGCTCATCACGGCGCCGCTGACCAATTTCGCGTTCGCCCTGCGCGCCGAGCCCCGGCTGCCCGAACTGCTTGCCGGCGTCGTGATCATGGGTGGCGCGTACTACTACCAGGGCAACACGACCCCGACTGCGGAGTGGAATACCCACGTGGATCCGCACGCCGCCGCGGAGGTGTTCGCGGCGTTCGCGGGGCAGCCCCAGGACCGCCTCCCGATCGTGTGCGCACTCGAGACCACCGAGCGGATCGAGATGCATCCGGAGCACCTCGCAGCCCTCGCCGTCGCGGCCGGATGCGCCGAGCCGGAGCTCGTCCTGCCGGACCAGCGCGAGGGGACGCGCAGCGCGGCGTCCAACACGCTCGTGCGGCACGTGAGCGACATGCTGAGGTTCTACTTCGAGTTCCACCGGCACTACGACCAGGGCTATGTGGCGCACGTCCACGATTACTTCGCGGCAAGCGTTGCGGCCGGCACGGCGCGGTACGCGACGCGGGCGGCCACCGTGCACGTCGAGACCGAGGGCCCGCGGCTGGCCGGCACCACGGTGGCGGACTACCGCGGCCTCTGGGGCGAGCCGCTCACCGCGCGGATCGTGAGCGCGAACCATCCCGCCGAGGCGTTCGAGGAGCTGATCGGCTCCCTCGCCGCGCTGGCCCGCCGCGTGGGCTAG
- a CDS encoding ECF transporter S component, translated as MSHPPTSHSLTEDAVRRSPLRTTLIALGAAAIVATFAYLVATSPAEPVDVPSAAAALVALSGYGLAAVLLFAGILPTLPTVTLALIPVALVLNIVLGQFVGSTLLPIYLDSIGTVLVGFLAGSAAGAATGLLSTIVWSFFNPTLIPFAAGAAVIGALAGLAARLGAVRRMWWLPIAGLVTGAVAAVIGSTVAVAVFGGTSTGATGAVIAVFRATGDSLVDSVVKGAILSDLADKLVTFVSAAAIAYALPRRATQRFEFARTHRVLASRRADAERGTAEAAPPA; from the coding sequence ATGTCACACCCCCCGACCTCGCATTCCCTGACCGAGGACGCGGTGCGCCGCTCGCCGCTGCGGACCACGCTCATCGCGCTGGGGGCCGCGGCGATCGTCGCGACCTTCGCCTACCTCGTGGCGACCTCCCCGGCCGAGCCGGTGGACGTGCCGTCCGCGGCGGCCGCCCTGGTCGCGCTCTCGGGCTACGGCCTCGCGGCGGTCCTCCTCTTCGCGGGCATCCTCCCGACACTGCCCACCGTGACGCTGGCACTCATCCCCGTGGCGCTCGTGCTCAACATCGTCCTCGGCCAGTTCGTCGGCAGCACCCTCTTGCCCATCTACCTCGATTCCATCGGCACGGTGCTCGTCGGCTTCCTCGCCGGCTCCGCGGCCGGTGCCGCGACGGGGCTGCTCAGCACGATCGTCTGGTCGTTCTTCAACCCGACGCTCATCCCGTTCGCGGCGGGCGCCGCCGTGATCGGCGCGCTTGCGGGCCTCGCGGCGCGTCTCGGCGCGGTCCGCCGGATGTGGTGGCTTCCTATCGCGGGGCTCGTGACCGGGGCGGTCGCCGCGGTCATCGGCTCGACCGTGGCCGTCGCCGTGTTCGGCGGGACCTCCACCGGCGCCACCGGCGCGGTCATCGCCGTCTTCCGTGCCACGGGGGACAGCCTCGTCGATTCCGTTGTGAAGGGCGCGATCCTGTCCGACCTCGCGGACAAGCTCGTCACGTTCGTCAGCGCGGCAGCGATCGCCTATGCACTGCCGCGCCGCGCAACACAGCGCTTCGAGTTCGCGCGGACGCACCGCGTCCTCGCCTCGCGCAGGGCAGACGCCGAGAGGGGCACTGCTGAGGCGGCGCCCCCTGCCTGA
- a CDS encoding energy-coupling factor transporter transmembrane component T family protein: MPEHPGTPGRLNPLTGLALAAAGSVACLAWASWPVWIAAIALALAASVRAGTLRRVGAATGVVVAPFALWALLIHGLFFPEGRTVLAALGPARVTAEGLAYAVGFVLRTAALVTVMLAFSMWVDVAVLRAALVRRGIPAPLGYVLASALGLAATVSARMRRIREAQEARGLVVRPGLGGRLAAARFQAFPLVLALVDEAGERATALEARGHRLPGPRTSYVDEPDSGPQRALRWGLAAACVGIVASVVVPAVAGAVSGTAG; encoded by the coding sequence CTGCCTGAGCATCCGGGAACGCCGGGGCGCCTCAATCCCCTCACCGGCCTCGCCCTCGCGGCGGCCGGTTCTGTCGCATGCCTCGCGTGGGCGTCGTGGCCCGTATGGATCGCGGCGATCGCCCTCGCGCTGGCCGCCTCGGTGCGCGCCGGCACGCTGCGTCGCGTGGGCGCGGCGACGGGCGTGGTCGTCGCGCCGTTCGCGCTGTGGGCGCTGCTCATCCACGGGCTCTTCTTCCCCGAGGGGCGCACTGTGCTCGCGGCCCTCGGACCCGCGCGTGTCACCGCGGAAGGCCTCGCCTACGCGGTGGGATTCGTGCTCCGCACGGCCGCGCTGGTGACTGTCATGCTCGCCTTCTCGATGTGGGTGGACGTGGCGGTGCTGCGGGCGGCGCTCGTGCGCCGGGGGATCCCGGCGCCGCTCGGCTACGTGCTCGCCTCGGCGCTCGGGCTCGCAGCGACCGTGTCGGCGCGCATGCGCCGCATCCGGGAGGCTCAGGAGGCGCGCGGGCTCGTGGTCCGGCCCGGCCTGGGCGGGCGCCTCGCCGCGGCGCGGTTCCAGGCCTTCCCGCTGGTCCTCGCCCTCGTGGACGAGGCGGGCGAGCGGGCCACCGCCCTCGAGGCGCGCGGCCACAGGCTTCCCGGGCCGCGGACCTCGTACGTCGACGAGCCCGACTCCGGCCCCCAGCGCGCCCTGAGGTGGGGGCTCGCGGCGGCCTGCGTGGGCATCGTCGCGTCCGTGGTGGTCCCCGCCGTCGCGGGAGCGGTCTCCGGGACGGCCGGATGA
- a CDS encoding ATP-binding cassette domain-containing protein — protein sequence MSGQDPLLAAHLGCFAYDAGRPVVRDVSLALGPGTLTAVLGGSGSGTSTVAKIITGWALAGGHEALEGHLGLRDAEGVTRVEFRGRPDDPRLSLGAWGRHVALVPQRAADLLTGAAATVGEEIAFTLEQHGTARELMRARVAEAAAAVGLGAHLERHPASLSGGEERRLALACAIVGAPSVLVLDDPTASLDAAGRGALADVLDAQRSAGTAVVVVGSCADALARTAQHCILLDGGTVAAEGRSAAVLSSDAFARSGVLVRDPGDTDREGQRPGEPAPGRPGPPSGPPLAALGSVTFTYPGQDRHVLDRADLSVRAGEVLAITGPNGAGKSTALRHLAGIMRPQSGRVDVLGRDAAAIPAGRVAEHVGTLFQEPRETLFERTALREVSFGLRTRDRSRAARRAAEDGAREALRAVGLEGAEDTHPYDLSASAQRLLALAAVLARRPRVLLLDEPTVGLDRHGLDRLEALVAGAARGGTGVVLSTHSLAWAREHAHRVVALVDGRFVPV from the coding sequence ATGAGCGGGCAGGATCCGCTGCTCGCGGCCCACCTCGGTTGTTTCGCGTACGACGCCGGACGGCCGGTCGTGCGGGACGTCAGCCTCGCGCTGGGGCCCGGAACGCTCACTGCGGTGCTCGGGGGCTCAGGCAGCGGGACCTCGACGGTCGCCAAGATCATCACGGGATGGGCGCTGGCCGGCGGGCATGAGGCCTTAGAGGGGCACCTCGGGCTCCGGGACGCTGAGGGCGTCACGCGGGTCGAGTTCCGTGGGCGCCCCGACGATCCCCGTCTCAGCCTCGGCGCGTGGGGCCGCCACGTGGCGCTCGTCCCGCAGCGAGCCGCGGACCTGCTCACGGGCGCGGCCGCGACCGTCGGCGAGGAGATCGCCTTCACGCTCGAGCAGCACGGCACCGCACGCGAGCTGATGCGCGCCCGCGTCGCGGAGGCCGCAGCCGCCGTCGGGCTCGGAGCGCACCTCGAGCGTCATCCCGCGAGCCTCTCCGGCGGCGAGGAGCGGCGGCTCGCGCTGGCCTGCGCGATCGTGGGGGCGCCTTCGGTGCTCGTCCTCGACGACCCGACGGCCTCGCTCGACGCGGCCGGTCGCGGGGCCCTCGCGGACGTCCTCGACGCGCAGCGCTCGGCCGGCACGGCGGTCGTGGTCGTGGGATCCTGCGCCGACGCCCTCGCACGCACGGCTCAGCACTGCATCCTTCTCGACGGCGGGACCGTGGCGGCGGAGGGCAGGTCCGCGGCCGTGCTCTCCTCGGACGCGTTCGCTCGTTCGGGCGTCCTGGTGCGGGATCCGGGCGACACAGACCGGGAGGGCCAGCGCCCGGGGGAGCCGGCACCCGGGCGCCCGGGCCCGCCGAGTGGTCCGCCCCTCGCGGCCCTGGGCTCCGTCACGTTCACGTACCCCGGCCAGGACCGGCACGTCCTCGACCGTGCCGACCTGAGCGTCCGCGCCGGCGAGGTCCTCGCGATCACCGGCCCCAACGGGGCGGGGAAGTCCACGGCACTCAGGCACCTCGCAGGCATCATGCGGCCGCAGTCGGGACGTGTGGACGTCCTCGGGCGGGACGCCGCCGCGATCCCGGCAGGCCGCGTCGCGGAGCACGTCGGGACCCTGTTCCAGGAGCCGCGCGAGACGCTGTTCGAGCGCACGGCGCTGCGCGAGGTCTCCTTCGGGCTCCGGACCCGGGACCGCTCCCGTGCTGCGCGACGCGCCGCCGAGGACGGGGCACGCGAGGCGCTGCGCGCCGTCGGCCTCGAGGGCGCCGAGGACACCCACCCGTACGATCTGTCGGCCTCGGCCCAGCGCCTCCTCGCGCTCGCCGCCGTCCTCGCGCGGCGGCCGCGCGTCCTCCTCCTCGACGAGCCGACCGTGGGGCTCGACCGGCACGGGCTGGACCGGCTCGAGGCTCTCGTGGCCGGGGCCGCACGGGGAGGCACCGGCGTCGTGCTCTCGACCCACTCGCTCGCCTGGGCCCGCGAGCACGCCCACCGCGTTGTCGCCCTCGTGGACGGGCGGTTCGTCCCCGTCTGA
- a CDS encoding 3-hydroxyacyl-CoA dehydrogenase NAD-binding domain-containing protein produces the protein MTSDSPFEAFAPLAALVPHETVTHSLVKDVVLPGGTHGSAATRIALLTLDNGLDHTKPTTLGPNTLIELGTTLEGLRRRAAAGEIDAVAVTGKPYFLVAGADLSTVKTLRDPAAGEQMARLGHAAYDLLAGGIGVPTFAFINGVALGGGLEIALACDYRTVSAGAAGIGLPEAFIGLVPGWGGVWRLPRLTGPEAGLTVMIENPLNGNRTIGGQQAFELGIADALFESADFLEQSLQWAASVLAGDTAVVRPNAVEPLTDPAAAERWAAAAKAARAIVAAKTSNAAPAPGKVLDVFEAGATSTQKESAELEVAALTWLMQTPQFRDTVYAFLDLTQKRAKRPAGAPDPKLARPITKVGVVGAGLMASQLALLFARQLKVPVVMTDIDQERVDKGVGHVHAEVDKLAAKGRLSQDAANRTRALVSGSVSKDEFADADFVIEAVFEELSVKKQVLAEVEAVVKPECIIATNTSSLSVTAMAADLAHPERVVGFHFFNPVAVMPLVEIVRAPQTEEAVLATAFVLAKGLKKTGVLVKDAAAFVVNRVLLRLMGEVTAAFDEGTPAEVADTALAPMGLPMTPFTLASMVGLPVAQHVAESLHAAFGDRFHVSANQQALIDAGIKGLWAPTADGGHEIPSATRALLRFGGTPSTGEQVLTRCQDALAEEIGLLLDEGVVAGPEDVDLCMILGAGWPMHLGGITPYLDRVGASRRVNGRPFHAES, from the coding sequence ATGACGTCCGATTCCCCCTTCGAGGCCTTCGCGCCCCTCGCCGCCCTGGTCCCGCACGAGACCGTCACGCACTCCCTCGTCAAGGACGTGGTCCTCCCGGGCGGCACGCACGGCAGCGCCGCCACGAGAATCGCGCTCCTCACCCTCGACAACGGCCTCGACCACACCAAGCCCACGACCCTCGGCCCGAACACCCTGATCGAGCTCGGCACGACCCTTGAGGGCCTGCGCCGACGGGCGGCGGCGGGCGAGATCGACGCTGTCGCCGTCACCGGGAAACCATACTTCCTCGTGGCAGGCGCAGACCTCTCGACCGTCAAGACGCTCCGCGACCCCGCCGCGGGCGAGCAGATGGCACGGCTCGGCCACGCGGCCTACGATCTGCTCGCCGGCGGGATCGGCGTGCCCACGTTCGCATTCATCAACGGCGTCGCGCTCGGCGGCGGGCTCGAGATCGCCCTCGCCTGCGACTACCGCACGGTCTCCGCGGGGGCGGCCGGGATCGGGCTGCCCGAGGCGTTCATCGGCCTCGTGCCCGGCTGGGGCGGAGTCTGGCGCCTCCCCCGCCTCACAGGCCCCGAGGCGGGCCTCACGGTCATGATCGAGAACCCGCTGAACGGCAACCGCACGATCGGCGGGCAGCAGGCCTTCGAGCTCGGCATCGCGGACGCGCTGTTCGAGTCCGCCGACTTCCTCGAGCAGTCCCTTCAGTGGGCGGCGTCGGTCCTGGCCGGGGACACCGCCGTCGTGCGCCCGAATGCCGTCGAGCCCCTGACCGATCCGGCCGCCGCCGAGCGGTGGGCCGCCGCAGCCAAGGCAGCACGCGCCATCGTCGCCGCCAAGACCTCGAACGCCGCGCCGGCGCCCGGAAAGGTCCTCGACGTATTCGAGGCCGGCGCGACGTCCACCCAGAAGGAGTCCGCCGAGCTCGAGGTTGCAGCCCTGACCTGGCTCATGCAGACCCCGCAGTTCCGCGACACCGTCTACGCCTTCCTCGATCTCACCCAGAAGCGGGCCAAGCGGCCGGCCGGCGCCCCGGACCCGAAGCTCGCCCGGCCGATCACCAAGGTCGGGGTCGTCGGCGCCGGACTGATGGCCAGCCAACTCGCGCTCCTGTTCGCTCGCCAGCTCAAGGTGCCGGTCGTCATGACGGACATCGACCAGGAGCGTGTGGACAAGGGCGTCGGCCACGTGCACGCCGAGGTCGACAAGCTCGCGGCCAAGGGCCGGCTCTCGCAGGACGCCGCCAACCGCACCCGGGCGCTCGTGAGCGGCTCCGTCTCCAAGGACGAGTTCGCGGACGCCGACTTCGTCATCGAGGCGGTGTTCGAGGAGCTCTCCGTCAAGAAGCAGGTCCTCGCCGAGGTCGAGGCCGTAGTGAAGCCCGAGTGCATCATCGCCACCAACACGTCATCGCTGTCAGTCACCGCGATGGCGGCGGACCTCGCCCACCCGGAGCGCGTGGTCGGCTTCCACTTCTTCAATCCCGTGGCCGTCATGCCCCTCGTCGAGATCGTGCGCGCGCCACAGACGGAGGAGGCGGTTCTGGCCACCGCGTTCGTACTCGCGAAGGGCCTCAAGAAGACCGGGGTCCTCGTCAAGGACGCCGCTGCCTTCGTGGTCAACCGTGTGCTCCTGCGCCTCATGGGAGAGGTGACCGCGGCTTTCGACGAGGGCACGCCGGCCGAGGTCGCGGACACGGCGCTCGCGCCGATGGGGCTGCCGATGACGCCGTTCACGCTCGCCTCCATGGTGGGCCTGCCCGTCGCGCAGCACGTGGCCGAATCACTCCACGCGGCGTTCGGCGACAGGTTCCACGTCTCCGCCAACCAGCAGGCGCTCATCGACGCCGGAATCAAGGGCCTGTGGGCCCCGACGGCCGACGGCGGGCACGAGATACCGTCCGCAACGCGGGCGCTGCTGCGTTTCGGCGGCACTCCGTCTACGGGCGAGCAGGTCCTCACCCGGTGCCAGGACGCGCTCGCGGAGGAGATCGGCCTCCTCCTCGACGAGGGCGTCGTCGCCGGGCCCGAAGACGTGGACCTGTGCATGATCCTCGGCGCTGGCTGGCCCATGCACCTGGGCGGCATCACGCCGTACCTGGACCGGGTGGGCGCGTCCCGGCGCGTCAACGGCCGGCCCTTCCACGCGGAGTCCTGA